In Gammaproteobacteria bacterium, the sequence TGCGCTCCACATCCTTCACATTCAGCAGCGTATTGCCGCTGACACGAAACTCCCGCACATCGAACACTGGCGCCTTGTTCGCCGAAGCTTGAGTATCCACAGCTTGTGGTGAGTTCATTTCTACCTCCACCGAGGTATCACCGGCATTCGTCGACGCCTCATTCTCGGCCACTGCGAGCGGCGCCCACATGGCACTGCCAAGCATCCACACAGACAGTGAAAATAGTGTCGTGCTGAATGTTGATCGTTTATTGGTCAACAAGAGGCGTTCCTGATATTTTTCCGGCGGTTTTCATTCCGGTGTTTTTATTTCGACTATGTATTGCGAGATGGTTTTCTGAAAACAAGGAAACCCACAGCACCCGCAACCGTGAGGACGCAAACATAGCAGGCAATTGTTACAGCAAGGTTGCACAAGGGGGTTAGCAGCGGGAATATACCAACCGCCAATAATTCGCCACGTAAAAAGGCTTGTACAGAAGTACAAATTTTAGTTAGGTCATTGTTGCACGGTTTCTGTGCACAGAATGATATGTCACAAACCTGTGAATGAAATTTCACAGTCACTGCAAAAAAAATATCAGTACACCAATAAAAAAGCCGACCCCATACAGGGTCGGCTCCGTGTTGAAATCCGGGCCAGCCTGGCAAAGCGCTGGCCCGTTTTTCGTTAGGTGAAAAACTCACCCATAGGCATTCCGGTTTATGGGAATACTTGCACCTGTGGCTTACAGCCCTGGGTATCGCGGCTCACCCAGGCAACCGGGTTGCTGGGATGGTATTCCGCATAGATGCCATCAATGTCGGCATCGGCGAAGTCACCGGGGGTGTTGATCACGTAGTCAGGCACACCCAGCACGCCCGGCTTACCGGCCAGTACGGTGGAGTCCTTGGCGGCCGCGAACAGCGCGTCAAGGAAACCCTTCTGGGCAGCATCCACTACCGTGTTGTTGTACTGCATGCTGTTTTCAAACATGTAGTCGTACAGGCCCTTGGCGGCATTCTCTTCCGTGGGCATGATGCCGTCGATGGCGACATAGGCCCAGTTGGTGCCGTACTTCACGCCAGGCTGTTTCTCCAGCGAGGAGACACCGATGGCGCGCGGGTTGACGTCCACGCACTGGGTCAGGATCTTGGTGGAGCTGGAGATCTCTTCCAGTTCACCAGGGACCACCCAGTTAGCGGCGGTAGCAAACGGACGCGAGAAGTCAGTGCATTCCTGGCGCAGGAAGTGCACCTGGATCGCGGCCTGGGTGCCGGAACCGTTCACGCGGCGGCAGACATGGATGTCCGTCGGGGCGCCGACGCCGTTCACCCAGTTCTCCAGATTACCGAACTCGGGGATCGCGTCCCACTGGGCCTTCTGACCGGAGAAGATGGAGGCCGCGGAGGACTTGCTCAGGCTCTTGATGGTGCCGGTGCCGCCGGGGTAGATGCTACCGTCCAGCATCGCCAGGTTGACGGGCAGACCGAAGATGACATTGAAGGCGGGCTCCACGGTCAGGTTGGCCAGGCCGGCAGGACTGGCCGCACCGAAGGCCAGACCGGACACGTTGGCGCCCTTGAACAGGGCGGGTTCCACGTCTGAACCACCGGCCTCGGGGGCATGGGCGTACTGGTTGGCGCCGCTGTTGGCACAGGTCCAGTTGACAGAAGGAGAACCACCGTCAGGCGTGCTGCAGGATCCGCCGTTGACCTTCATGTAGTTCAGGGAGACCTGATCCGCCACCGGCGTTACACCGTACACCGAACCACCGTCCAGGAAGTACGAGAAATACAGGTTGCTCTTACCGGCGATAGGGGTGGTCAACTCACAGCTCACCACCAGGTGGGTGGGATCGGCAGGGAGATTGACAAAATGGTCGATGGTGCCGGCTACGCACAGATCCGTGGCCAGGTTCTTTACGGTCTGTGACTGGGCGGTAGCACCACCATAATGGATGACGATGTCATTGACCCCAGGATTCTGCGGGTCAATGGCGTTGGGCGCCAGGGCGAAGGCATTGCCCGCGGCCAGCACGCCGGACAGGGCGAGTGATAGTTTGCTAAGGTTCATGATGTTCTCCAATAAGAAATTGATAAAGGTTTACGCAGTGATAATCTGATCTTCTTCCCGACGACGGGCGACACCCACCAGACCCACCATGGCACTACCCAGCAACCACACCGCGGCCGGAATCGGCGTAGCGACATAGTTCAGGTCGCCACTCAAGGAGTCCAGCGTCCAGGTACCGATCAGTTCGCTCACGGCAATCGTCTGGTTCTTGGTGGCAAATGCGGCTGTGCTTCCGGTGTTGGTCGCGTAGTAGAACGACTGTTCACCGCCAAGACCGGCGGAGGCGGCATTCATGGGCGAGTTGTTGAACCAGCTATCCATGGCCGTGCCGAAATAACCGGCATCGCCATTGGCGAAGGTCGCGGAGTTGCCGGTGGCGCCCACGGCAATGGCGGCGTTGGCGCCGGTCAAATAGCTGGTGTCCATGATGCTATAACCAAGCATACCCACGTTCTTCTCTGTGGCCCAAGTGCCGGCCATGCCCGTTGCCGCTGTCGACAAATACCGCAGACCACCTGCGGCACCGGCGCCAATTGAGTCACCCGCCATCACCGCCCAGCTGTAGTTTCCGGAACCCGTGGACAGATAGCTCGTCAGCGTGGCATCGGCCGCCCAGCTTTGGCTGACGTTCACGTTCGCCAGAAAGGTGTCCAGGCTGACGTTCGTGTCCATCACGTAGGACGTCAGGTTGGTATTGTCGCGGATGCTGAAAAACAGCTCGCCGTTACCGGTAGCTGTCGTATCAATTGCGGCATTCGCAGTGCCGGCGGCCACAAGGGCCAGGGCAGCCGCGACGGCCTTCATTTTCATCTTCGTTTTCATTCTTGACTCTCCATAATTATATAAAGTAAACAACAAGGTTATTGTTTCCGTTACCCGTCCATGGATGACCGCTTGTCCTCCCTATCCTGCCAGGGCCGATGCCTCGCTCATGCATCCGCCCATTCACAGCCCCATTTACAACAGCCAAAAAAAAGACAGCCCGGTTGCCGTGAACTTGCTGGCAACCCGGCTGTCTTTACAATCACAAAGACCCGTAGTTTTCCGACCCCGCCTCGCGACGGGTGTGGCATTTGCAGCTACCCATAACCTGAATCGTGTGTCTCATAAGAGAATCACGATTCAGTCTGTGCATTTGTACGCGCCAATCATTTCAGTGGTTTGACAGTTAGATGAACTTTTTTCGGTCTCGCCTGTCATTCCCAGCGCGTTGCACAGGCGCGTATAAGACCATTACTTTGTTACGCTCCCATGAAGCATTTGTGAAACCGACAAATAAAAAACCCGCGACGTGCGCGGTTTGTATTACGTTTGTCGTATGTTTCGCTGGGTGGTGGAGACATTTTAGCCAGCCATGCGATACCGAAAGATTTGCAGATAACCATATATAGATATTGTCATTGCTCGTCACTAGCCAACCATGGAGTGGCAGTTTTGTAGAGTGGGCGCAGCCCACCCTACTGCAAAGTTGATAGGACAGCGGTATGCCGCACTACATAACTACATATTGAAACTACTATAAAATGGCTCGGCAGGCAGTCGAGTCAGATAGGTGAGATAGGCAGGTGAGACAGACGGAGAGACAGAAGGAAGAATTTATGCAGCGAGGTTTATGGATGGATGCTGAAGTGTTGTGATGGCTTACTAGCGGTTCAACTCGTTTACCAATCTGCTGCGCCGCTCATGCGCGCGCAAGGTGAAGAGCTCTTATTTCAGGTGTTTTGGGGCGCCTTGCGAAAAAACCGAATAGCTGACAGCGTTAACAGCAGGAATATAAATACATTGCTTATCGCACCACCGCCGCCTTTCTTGTCCGTAGCCGTCGTCCCGGTATCGACAGTGCCGCCGCCATTGTCAGTAATGGCCTGCACCGCTATGGTGACATTGGCTTGCGCTTCTGCGCCATGGGCGTCTCGCAGTGCGTAGCTGAATATTTCTGTGCCGATGAAGCTCTCGCCTGAGGTGTAGGTGATGGTGCCGTCGCCATTGACCTGCACGCTGCCACTGGTGAGCATTGAGCTATCAACAGAGTCAATCTGTATGGTGTTGCCATCCGGGTCGCTGTCGTTTATCAGCACCCATATCGTTACCGGAATTCCCTGCACCACCGTGACTGCATCGTCGCTCGCCACCGGGGGAGTATTGACAACGATAGTCACCTGGCCTTCATCTTCTGCGCCATTACTGTCCTGAACGCGATAGCTGAAGGTCTCCGTCCCCGTGTAGTGCACGCCGTTTAGACTGGCGGGGGGCGTATAGGTGACTTGCGATCCGGCGTTGATGCTTACCGTCCCCTGCATGGATTCCGGAACCGTGACCGACAGGATGGTGAGCGCGTCGCCATCCTGATCTTCATCATTGGCCAGGATATCCAGCACAGCGGTTTCTCCGGGAGGCGATTCGAATACATCATCCACCGCTACAGGCGGCGTATTGGGCGCGCGTACCGTTGTGCTTTCCTGATCCTGATTATCGGCGGGATTGATATCGTTGTATTCTGAAAATACGACGGCATGATTCTGCAGCAGAGCCTCAGTCAGTGGCGCCGTAACCTGAATTCTGATTTCTTTGCGCGCACCACCGGCCAGGGTGCCAAGCTCACATTTCACAATGCCCATGTAGTGCGCGCAGCTTGCATCGTCCACGCTGACAAAGCCGACTTCTGCCGGCAGGGTGTCCGTTACCGCCACGCCATGGGTAACGAATGCGCTATGATTCGTCACCGTGATGGTATAGCTGAAGGTGCTTCCCAGGTCGACGGGGTCGGACTCGCCCACGGCGACAATACCAAGGTCGGTGGTTAAATGTTCGAATACGCCAATCTTGTCGTCTTTGGTGGCTGCGCTGTAGAGAAAACGGCCATCCGGCGACAGCGCAAACCGCGGCACACCCGCAAGGCCATCAATCGGTGCGATGCCGCTGGAACGAAGTACTTGCATGAAACTCAGGCTGCCGTCAGACAGGTCGCGCCGCATCAGGGCGAGAGTGTGTACCTGGCCCCCATTATCCTCGCTGCCGTTGACATAGACACGCTGCCCATCCGGACTCACCTTCAGGTCGATGGGGCCTTGCAGCCCGTCAAAACTCCTTGAAAGATCACCGGTTAAATTGGCGTCGCCTTGCTGGTAGACCGACTGGAGCAGCAGCTCACCCGTGACGCTATCACGCGCAAACAGCACCACTGTATTGCTGCTGCCGCCGGCCAGGTACAGGTGTTTATCGTCTGGTGCCAGGGCGACACTCCATGCCCCGAGCAGACCGCTGATGCCGTCAATGGCATCAATATACGTTTTCACCAAACTCAACTGACCGCTGCCTGCATCGCGCCTGAAGACCGCCACACTGTTGTCGGTGATGCTGGTGGTATAGACAAAGCCATCCGCGCTTACCGCCAGCATTCCCACGCCACCCAGGCCGTCGATTCCCGCATCACTATCGCGCAGGGCTTGAAGCAGGATCAACTGCCCTGTCGAAATATTGCGGCTAAAGATCAGCAGACTGCCGCTGTCGGCGGCACGCACATAGAGTTGATCGCCCGACGGAGAAAACGCCATGTCCGAAGGCTTTGACATATCGGCGATACCACCGCTGCCGTTCTGCGCCGCCTCAATATACGTCAGTTTGCCATCAGTACCGCGCCGATATACCAGTAGCGAATCCGGCTCGGATACATTACTGCCGTGGCTAATGACATACACAAATTGTCCATCGGGGCTTTGCTTGATTCTCAAGGGGTTCATCAGGCCCGGATCGCCGGTTATGGTCTCGACAGGGGTGAGATCACCCATCACTGTATTGCGCGACAGTACCTCAATGGTATTGCTCAGCAGTCTCGCGACATAGACGTGTAGGCCGTCCTGGCTGACGGCGACATCGTTTGGCGCGGATAGCGGGTAATTATTGTCTGTCGCAAACAGCACCTCTGCCCGCACCGTAGCGCCAAGCATAAGCATTACAATCAACAAGATATAACGAACCATACCCCCCCTGGACTGGCGGATCACGCCCACCGGACGCACCCATCGAGCGAAAGAATTCCTGCATACCGCTCGAAAACCCGGCAGTCTAAAGGACAAACATGAAGGATATGTGAAGGATTAGTGACAGGGCGACATAAGCCTATCTGTAAACCGTGACATTTCTACGCAACATGGCCGTGTTACTAATAACGCAATGATCACCAGGCCATCACGATGAGTTATCAAGCTACCGGCTTAGGCCGAAATCTCGCTGTCTACACCAGCCTGTTTTTTGGCCTGTTCCTTGTGATGCAGGCCATCTATCAGGGTGCCCGTGACACCCAGGCTGCGCATTTTCTGATTAACGATATGACGGTAATGCCAAGCGCACTGATCATCTCCTGGATTACACCTGATGAAGGTGTCAGCGCCCAGGGACATCGCCTGGTGTCCAGGCATGTTCGTATGTCGGTCCTAAACGGTTGCGAGGGTACGGAGGTCATTCTGTTGCTTGGTGCAGCGCTATTCGCCTTGCGCATGGGTTGGCGGCGCAAGCTGCTGGGAATCGTGGCAGGAAGTCTGCTGGTGTATACGGCAAATCAACTGCGTATCGTTTCTCTGTATTACAGCCTGCGTATCGATCATTCGCTTTTCGAGGCACTGCACGGCTATATTGCCCCGCTCGCGGTTGTCACTGTTGCAATGCTGTTCTTCCTCTACTGGATATCACATGCCGGACCGGATCACACTCACTAGGATCGTTCTGCTGTTTATCGCATCATCCCTGCTGTGGCTTGGTGCGGCCGTGGTCACCTCACGCGCGATTGTCGAAATCCTGTTGCCGCTGCTGCGCTGGGAAATTTCGCTGCTGGCCCCGCAATTCGCCATCCACGATCTGCACCTTGTGCGCATGGGCCTGGAAGACTCGATTCTTGCCAATGTCCGCACCCTCAATCCACATATGTTCGGCCAACAGTTGCTCCCTGCCGGGATTCCCATAGAAAGCTCAACGCTGGCCGGCCACTTGCTGCAACCGCTGGTGTTGATGCTGTCACTGGTAACCACGGCCTGCCTCCTGCTGCGCAGACACTGTGTGGCGATGGCGCTGATCAGCATCCCGTTCGGGATTGTGGTGGTGATGCTGGATGTTCCCCTGGTTCTGATCGGCTCGCTCGACGGCCTCATGTTGTCCACCGCGCAAAGCATGCATGGCGCGCCCTCCCCCTGGGTAGCCTGGATGAACTTTCTCAATGGTGGTGGCCGCATCGCACTGGGTATTGGCGCCGCCCTGGCCATCATTTCACTGGCTCAGGTAAAACCATCTACAGACTATCCCACATTATGAAAAGCACACTTCTGTTAACTCTGACTGTGTTGTTGGTCTCGACTCCGGCGCACAGTGCAGTCTCCCAGCCCGGCGGCAAATCCTCCACTGCTCTTATTGAGCGCTTGCAGCGCAACGAGCCGGTCCATGTCATCGTCGAACTCGAGGCGGATACCATTGAGAGCCAGGCGGCAGCCCAGCGTCGGTCGCGCCGCCTGCCGCATGATGATGCCGCCATCACCTCCTTCAAGGCGCAGCAATACCGAATACTAAAAGACGACCTGTTCAATGCCTTGCGGCCGCGCCGCCTGTTGTTACTCAAGGATTACGGACACTTGCCCATGTTTGCGGCCTCAATCGCTACGATGGACGAGCTGGATGCCCTTGCTCGACACCCTCAAGTCTTGGCCGTGCACGAAGACATCAGGTTGCAGATGCATCTGACGCAGAGCGCATCACTGGTGCGGCAACCGCAGGCCGCCACGCTAAATCAAGCCGGTACAGGCACTACTATTGCCGTCCTGGACACTGGCGTGAATTACACACTCGCTAATTTTGGTGCGTGTTCCGCTCCCGGTGTACCCTCTGACTGCACGATAGTCCATGCACAGGACTTTGCGCCGGATGACGGGTCACGCGACGACAATGGCCACGGCAGCAATGTTGCCGGTATCGTCGCCGGTATCGCGCCTGATGCGAAAATAGCCGCACTCGATGTCTTTAATGGCACATCCGCAGACAGTATCGATATCCTCGCGGCCATCGACTGGTCCATCGCCAATCAGGCGACCTACAACATCGTTGCCATCAATATGAGCCTTGGCGGCGGCCTGTACACAGCACCCTGCTCGATCCGGGCACAAAATCCATTTCGCACGCCCATTATAAATGCCAAATCCGCCGGCATAATCACCACAGCTTCCTCCGGTAACGACGCCTCGACTACTAGCATCGGCATGCCGGCCTGTACTCCGGAGGCGGTTTCGGTAGGCGCCGTATACGATGCTAACGTCGGTGGCCTCGCTTATGGATTTTGTACGGATGCGACGACCGCCGCCGACAGAGTGACCTGTTTTTCCAACAGTGCAAATTTCCTCACCCTGCTCGCGCCAGGCGCGCTGATCACCGCCAGTGGCACCACTGCTGCAGGCACCTCACAAGCCGCGCCG encodes:
- a CDS encoding VPLPA-CTERM sorting domain-containing protein, giving the protein MKTKMKMKAVAAALALVAAGTANAAIDTTATGNGELFFSIRDNTNLTSYVMDTNVSLDTFLANVNVSQSWAADATLTSYLSTGSGNYSWAVMAGDSIGAGAAGGLRYLSTAATGMAGTWATEKNVGMLGYSIMDTSYLTGANAAIAVGATGNSATFANGDAGYFGTAMDSWFNNSPMNAASAGLGGEQSFYYATNTGSTAAFATKNQTIAVSELIGTWTLDSLSGDLNYVATPIPAAVWLLGSAMVGLVGVARRREEDQIITA
- a CDS encoding Ig-like domain-containing protein, whose protein sequence is MLMLGATVRAEVLFATDNNYPLSAPNDVAVSQDGLHVYVARLLSNTIEVLSRNTVMGDLTPVETITGDPGLMNPLRIKQSPDGQFVYVISHGSNVSEPDSLLVYRRGTDGKLTYIEAAQNGSGGIADMSKPSDMAFSPSGDQLYVRAADSGSLLIFSRNISTGQLILLQALRDSDAGIDGLGGVGMLAVSADGFVYTTSITDNSVAVFRRDAGSGQLSLVKTYIDAIDGISGLLGAWSVALAPDDKHLYLAGGSSNTVVLFARDSVTGELLLQSVYQQGDANLTGDLSRSFDGLQGPIDLKVSPDGQRVYVNGSEDNGGQVHTLALMRRDLSDGSLSFMQVLRSSGIAPIDGLAGVPRFALSPDGRFLYSAATKDDKIGVFEHLTTDLGIVAVGESDPVDLGSTFSYTITVTNHSAFVTHGVAVTDTLPAEVGFVSVDDASCAHYMGIVKCELGTLAGGARKEIRIQVTAPLTEALLQNHAVVFSEYNDINPADNQDQESTTVRAPNTPPVAVDDVFESPPGETAVLDILANDEDQDGDALTILSVTVPESMQGTVSINAGSQVTYTPPASLNGVHYTGTETFSYRVQDSNGAEDEGQVTIVVNTPPVASDDAVTVVQGIPVTIWVLINDSDPDGNTIQIDSVDSSMLTSGSVQVNGDGTITYTSGESFIGTEIFSYALRDAHGAEAQANVTIAVQAITDNGGGTVDTGTTATDKKGGGGAISNVFIFLLLTLSAIRFFRKAPQNT
- a CDS encoding archaeosortase/exosortase family protein; protein product: MSYQATGLGRNLAVYTSLFFGLFLVMQAIYQGARDTQAAHFLINDMTVMPSALIISWITPDEGVSAQGHRLVSRHVRMSVLNGCEGTEVILLLGAALFALRMGWRRKLLGIVAGSLLVYTANQLRIVSLYYSLRIDHSLFEALHGYIAPLAVVTVAMLFFLYWISHAGPDHTH
- a CDS encoding S8 family serine peptidase; this translates as MKSTLLLTLTVLLVSTPAHSAVSQPGGKSSTALIERLQRNEPVHVIVELEADTIESQAAAQRRSRRLPHDDAAITSFKAQQYRILKDDLFNALRPRRLLLLKDYGHLPMFAASIATMDELDALARHPQVLAVHEDIRLQMHLTQSASLVRQPQAATLNQAGTGTTIAVLDTGVNYTLANFGACSAPGVPSDCTIVHAQDFAPDDGSRDDNGHGSNVAGIVAGIAPDAKIAALDVFNGTSADSIDILAAIDWSIANQATYNIVAINMSLGGGLYTAPCSIRAQNPFRTPIINAKSAGIITTASSGNDASTTSIGMPACTPEAVSVGAVYDANVGGLAYGFCTDATTAADRVTCFSNSANFLTLLAPGALITASGTTAAGTSQAAPHVSGAMAVLRSAYPADTVDAAILRLTSTGVAVTDSRNGLSMPRLDLLAALGAVNDDFASPVALSGDAGMVYGDNHNASRETNEPSHAGNTGGKSLWWQWTATLTGPLAISTAGSSFDTLLAVYSGDMLNALALVAQNDNDSVNVTSAVTFTAQAGTTYLIAIDGYAAASGTVQLAWNYLDNDGDGIIDALDNCPELSNSDQVDFDGDGSGDICDDDDDNDSMPDAWESIHGLNPFDPTDAAGDLDGDLISNLDEYRSGSNPTLADTIDTINADVPLLPPWAMLVFAGLLTTAGGLASTCNRR